The Caulobacter vibrioides sequence GTGATGTACTGGCTGACGGCGCGCGGGAAGGCGGAGGCGGTCTAGCGAAAATCCTCCCCCTAGCGGGGGAGGTGTCGGCTCGAAGAGACGACGGAGGGGGAAGAGGCAAGGTCAGCAGAACTTCCCCCTCCGGCCTTCGGCCACCTCCCCCGCTAGGGGGAGGATTTGGGCTGCCCCCTTGCCTATTATACGATCGTACAGCAACACTCTCCTCATCCTCGGGGAGAGCACATCATGGCGGTCACCCAGACCCGCGACGCGGTCATCATCGGCGGAGGCCATAACGGCCTCGTCTGCGCCTTCTACCTGGCCAAGGCGGGCTTGAAGGTCACGGTCTGCGAGGCGCGGGGCGTGGTCGGCGGCGCGGCGGTGACCGAAGAGTTCCACCCCGGCTTCCGCAACTCGGTAGCTAGCTACACGGTCAGCCTCTTAAACCCGCGCGTGATCGCCGACATGGGCCTGCGGGAGCTGGGCCTGACCTTTCTGGAACGGCCGATCTCGAACTTCCTGCCGATCAGCGACGACAAATACATCAAGCTGGGCGGGGGCCTGGAGCGCACCCAGGAGGAGTTCCGCAAGTACAGCCGCCGCGACGCCGAGGTGCTGCCGGCCTACTATGCGATGCTGGACGAGATCGGCGACATCCTGCGCGACCTGGCCCAGGAAACTCCGCCGAACCTGGGCGATGGCCTGCCCGGCCTGCTGCGGGCCCTGCGCCAGGGCGGGCGGCTGGCCTTCCTGTCGCGTCAGCGCAAGCGCGACCTGCTGGACCTGTTCACCAAGAGCGCCCGCGACGTGCTGGACGGCTGGTTCGAGAGCGAGCCGGTCAAGGCCGCCTTCGGCTTCGACGCCGTGGTCGGCAACTTCGCCAGTCCCGACACGCCGGGGTCGGCCTATGTGCTGCTGCACCACACCTTCGGCGAGGTGAACGGCAAGAAGGGCGCCTGGGGCCACGCGGTCGGCGGCATGGGCGCGATCACTCAAGCGATGGCCAAGGCCTGCGAGGCGGCCGGAGTCGAGATTCTGCTCGACGCGCCCGTCGAGGCCGTCCATGTCGACGGCGGCAAGGCGGCCGGCGTGCAGCTGGTCGACGGCCGCCAGATCATGGCCCCGATCGTCAGCGCCAACGTCAATCCGGCCCTGCTCTACAAGAAGCTGGTGCCGCCCTCGGCCCTGACGCCCGACTTCCGCAAGGCGGTCGACGGCTACAAGAACGGCTCGGGCACCTTCCGGATGAACGTGGCGCTGTCGGAGCTGCCCAGCTTCACCTGCCTGCCCGGCAAGGAGACCGCCGAGCACCACCAGTCGGGCATCGTGATCGCCCCCAGCCTCGACTACATGGACGCGGCCTATCGCGACGCCAAGGGTCTGGGGATCAGCAAGGCCCCGATCGTCGAGATGCTGATCCCGTCCAGCCTGGACACCAGTCTCGCCCCGCCCGGCCAGCACGTGGCGAGCCTGTTCTGCCAGCAGTTCGCGCCGGAGCTGCCCGATGGTCGGTCCTGGGACGACGCCCGCGAGGCCGCCGCCGACCTGATCATCGACACGGTCGATCAATGGGCCCCAGGCTTCAAGGCCTCGGTGCTGGGGCGGATGATCCTGTCGCCGCTGGACCTGGAGCGGAAGTTCGGCCTGATCGGCGGCGATATCATGCACGGCCACATGTCGCTGGATCAGCTGTGGGCCACGCGGCCGCTGCTGGGTCACGCCAGCCACCGCGCGCCGATCGCCGGCCTCTATATGTGCGGGGCGGGCACGCATCCGGGCGGCGGCGTCTCGGGCAATCCGGGGCGGAACGCGGCGCGGGAGATCCTGCGGGACAAGGACTTCGCCACGGCGGTGAAGCTGTCGGTGGTGGGGCGGTGATCATGCGGCAAGCTCAGCAGCGCCCCCACCTGACCTCACTCCGCGAGGTCGTCCGCCCCCAAAGGGGGCAGAAGGCAACCTTCTTCCCCCTCCGGGGGAGGAGCGCGAAGCGCGGAGGGGGCAAGTGACCGCCCTCCCCAACCACGACCCCCTCTCCGACTGGGGCCTGCCCGGCTGGATCTACACCAACGAGCGGTTCTTCAAGGAAGAGCAGGACAAGGTCTTCCGACCGTCCTGGCAGATCGTCTGCCATCTGAACGATATCCCCAAGGCCGGCGACTTCCACACCTTCGACTTCATCGGCGAGAGCCTGGTGGTGGTGCGTAGCAAGGACGGCGGGGTGCGGGCCTTCGCCAATGTGTGCCGCCACCGCGGCGCGCGGCTGCTGGACGGCCCGGTCGGGCGCTGCGGTGGGCGGATCGTCTGCCCCTATCACGCCTGGACCTATGACCTGGAAGGCCGGCTGATCGGCGTGCCGATGCGCGACGACTATCCCGCCCTCGACATGGCCAAGGAGGGCCTGGCGACGATCGAAGTCGAGGTCTGGCGCGGCTTCGTCTTCGTCCGGCTGGAGGGCGACGGCCCGTCGGTCGCGACCATGATGGCCCCCTACGAAGACGAGGTGGCCCACTACCGCTTCGAAGAGCTGCAGCCGTTCGGCCGCGTGACGCTGCGCCCGCGCGCGGTGAACTGGAAGAACATCAGCGACAACTATTCCGACGGCCTGCATATCCCCGTCGCCCATCCGGGCCTGACCCGGCTGTTTGGCAAGGGCTATGGCGTGGAGGCCGAGGCCTTTGTCGACAAGATGTGGGGCCAACTGATCGACGAGCCGTCCGAGAGCCCGTCCGAGCGCCTCTATCAGGACATCCTGCCCGACGTTGCGCACCTGCCAGGCGACCGCAAGCGGCTGTGGACCTATTTCAAGCTGTGGCCGAACTTCGCCTTCGACATCTATCCGGACCAGGTGGACTTCATGCAGTTCATCCCGATCTCGGCCGAGCAGACGATGATCCGCGAAATCGCCTACGCCCTGCCCGATGAGCGGCGCGAGATGAAGGCGGCGCGGTATCTGAACTGGCGCATCAACCGGCAGGTCAACGCCGAGGACACCGAGCTGGTGGCTCGCGTCCAGCAGGGCATGGCCTCGCGCACCTTCACCGCCGGGCCGCTGGCGACCAGCGAGGTCAGTTTGCGCAGCTTCGGCCGCAAGATGCGGGCCCTGATCCCGGAAAGCCGGCTGCCGAGGCCGCCGGAGGGTTGGTGAGTTCATCACCTCGGCAAGTTCACCGTGTCATCCCGGCCTTAGCGCAGCGGAGAGCCGGGACCCAGGGGGTGAGGAACCTCCGAGGAAGCCGCCCCTGGGTCCCGGATAGCGCTTCGCGCTTCCGGGATGACACGGCTTGTTTGGCAAGGCGCTCACCGCCATGACCCGCGCCGCCTTCACCCGCGAGGCGCCCGATGTCCGTCGCCAGGCGCTGGTCGCCGCCGCTGAGGCGGTGCTGGCGCGTGAGGGCGTGGGCGGGACCAGCGTACGCGCCATCTGCGCCGAGGCTGGGGTCTCGCCGGGCCTGCTGCGGCACTATTTCGAGGGCGTCGATGATCTGATCGCGGCGGCCTATGAGGCGGTGTCGCAGCGGATCGACGGCGCGCTGGACGCGGCTCTGGCGGCGGCGGGGGATGATCCCCGCGCGCGGCTGCTGGCCTATCTGGGCGCCAGCTTCGCCCCGCCGGTGCTGGACGAGCGGCTGCTGGCGGCCTGGGTCGGCTTCTGGTCGCTGGTCAGGACCAAGCCGCGCATGGCCGCGATCCATGCCGCTTCGTACGCGGACTTCCGTGCGCGGCTGGAGGTCTTGCTGGCCAAGGCCGGCGCGCGCGACACGCGCCTGGCGGCCATAGCCCTGACGGCGAGCGTGGACGGGCTGTGGCTGGAACTCTGCCTGGATCCAGCGACCTTCAGTCCGGACGAGGCGCGCGCGATCGTGACCCGCGCGCTCGACGGCTGGCTCTAGGCTACGGCGGCCTGGTTCGCCGCGCGATTACGGCCCCACGAGGGCGTGCGTGCCTCGGCTTCGAAGATATGGACTTCCGCCTTGCGGCCTTGCACCCGCATGTGGCGGGCCAGCAGCTGCGCCAGGGACTCGGCCTCGTGCTGCGACGAATACGAGCCGATCAGGTCGGCCGAGTCGTTCCAGGTCACATGCCACACCCCGGCGACGGGACGGACGTAATAGTGGTTCTCGGTCATGACGACCTCCTTGGACCAACTCAGCGTGTACTTACACACGCGGACATGACAGTTGTTTCGCTATCGCACAACGAAATAGCGTTGCGATGCACAATGCATGAGCCGCGCCAGAGCCCGCCTTAGTCGTCCCTGACCACCGCCCCGCCCTTCATGACCTTGGCGACCTTGGTCAAGGCCGAGACGTCGGCGAGCGGATCGCCGGCCACCGCGATCAGGTCGGCGTAGCAGCCCGAAGCGTTGCAGCCGACCTGACCTGTCTTGCCCATCAGCTCGGCCGCGACCGTGGTCGCCGACTGGATCGCCTGCATCGGCGTCATGCCGTACTTGACCATGTAGGGCATCTGGCGAGCGTTCCAGCCGTGCGGATAGACGCCGGCGTCGGTGCCGTAGGCGATCTTGACCCCCGCCTTCACCGCCTTGCGGAAGCCCTCGCGCTGGGCGTCGGTGGTCTCGCGGTTCTTGCGGATCATGTCCGCCGGCCAGCCGTGCTCGCGGCCATAGGTGTCGATGAAGTCGCCGTTGTAGATGTCGGCCACCAGGACCGCGCCCTTGGCCTTCATCAGGGCGATCCCCTCGTCGTCGATCAGCGAGCCGTGCTCGATCGACCGGACCCCGGCGCGGACGGCGATCTTGATCCCCTCGGCGCCATGGGCGTGGGCGGTGACATAGGTTCCGCGCTTGGCGGCCTCTTCGACGGCGGCGCGGATTTCCTCTTCCGACAGCTCCAGCTGGCCCGGCTCTGTGCCCTCGGTCAGCACCGCGCCGGTGGCGATCAGCTTGATGAAGTCGGCCCCGCCCACCAGCAGGGCGCGGACTTTTCTGTGGACGTCGGCGGCGTCCTCGACCACGCCGCGTCGCATCTCGGCCGGGATCGCCACGTCGGGCGCGACGCCGGTGATCTCCCCGCCCCCGCCCGGCGCGGTGACATAGGCGCCGGCCACCGACATGCGGGGCCCGGGCACGAGCCCTTCGTTGATGGCGTCGCGCAGAGCCGCGTCGCCCAGCGCCCGCCAGGTTCCGACGTCACGGACGCTGGTGAAGCCGGCCATCAGGGTCGCGCGCGCATGACCCGCGCCGATATAGGCCTGCTGGGCGGCCGAGCGCAGCAGCGGCAGGGCGATGTTCTCGCTCTGCTCGTCGTCGACGATGTGGGTGTGCATGTCGATCAGGCCCGGCAGGACGGTCAGGCCCGACCAGTCGATGACCTTGGCGTCCTTGGGGCCGTCCTTGGGCGCGCCCTTCCACGGCCCGACCGAAACGATGCGCTCGCCCTCGATGCGGAGGAGCTGGTCGGTCAGCACCTTGCCGGCCTGGGGATCGATCAGCTTGCCGGCGCGGACGTAGGAGACCTGCGCCGAGGCGACGGCCGGTAGCAGCGCTGCGAGGGCGGCGACGCAAAGGGAACGGGCGATCATCGGGCGGCTCTCCGCATCAGCCAGTAGACCGGCGCGCCGACAGCCAGCAGCACCAAACCCCAGAAGGTGACCGACCATCCCGCGCCGTAGAAGGTCCAGATCGAATAGATCGCGCCAAGGCCAGCCACGACGCCCAGCGCCTTGGAGCGGACCATGCGTCCCTGCCTCTGCAGGCGCAGCACCGCCAGCGAACAGAAGAGGTAGGCGAACAGGGTCGCGGTCGTCGACAGCAGGGCCATGAAGGTGAAGGCGTCGGCCATCGACTTGGCGTAGTTCATCAGCACCAGGACCGTCACCAGGACGCTGGAGGCCAGATGCGCGCGCACCGGCGTGCCGTTGGCGGAGGTCTTGGCGAACCAGGCGGGAAAGACGCCCTCGCGCGCCATGGCGGCGGGCAGCTCGCCCTGGATCAGCGACCAGCCGTTGAGAGCGCCCAGGGCGCTGATCGCGGCGAAGCCCGCCAGCGCCAGCCGGAAATCCCCGCCCCCGTGATAGGTCACGAAGTCGACGAACGGCGCGTTGGAGCCCTGCAGCACGGCGCTCGGCGTCAGCAGCAGGACGCCCGACGAGACGACCAGATAGACAAGCCCGGCGAAGGCCGTGCCAGCCAGAGTGGCGCGCGGGATCGTGCGGGCGGGATCCTTGACCTTGTCGGCCGGGATGGTCGCGGTCTCCACCCCCAGCAGCGCCCACAGGGTCAACGCCGCCGCCGCAGTGATCGAACCACCCGACAGCAGCGAAGGCTCGAAGGGCGTCACGGCGGCCGGCCCCTTCCGCAACAGGACGCTGAGCGCCAGGCCGGCGACCGCCACCAGCGGGACCAGTTTCAACACCGTCGTCACCATCTGGGTCCATCCCGCCGACCGGGCGCCCGCGCAGTTGATCGCGGTCGCGGCCCAGACCACCGCCACGGTCAAGAGCGCGGGAAGTGCGGGGACCTTGGCGACGCCGGGCAGAAAGACGCTGAGATAGCTGACCGCCGCAATGGCGATGGCCGCATTGGCGACCCAGACCGAGATCCAATAGGACCAGGCCACCAGAAAGCCCGGCGCCCTGCCGAACGCTTCCTCGGTATAGGCGAAGGGGCCGCCCGCGCGGGGGAAGGCCCCCGCCAGCTTGGCGAAGACATAGGCCAGGCACAGCGACCCGCCGATGGTCAGCACCCAGGCGATGACGGCGTTCCAGCCATACGGCGCCAGAGAGGCGGGCAGCATGAAGACGCCCGAGCCGATCATGTTGCCGACCACCAAGGCCGCGCACATCCACACGCCAAGCGGCTTGGACTTGAGGGACGTCATCCCGATCCGGCCTCCCCGGAAAACAAAAGGGGCGGCCCGATGGACCGCCCCCGATACGCTACCCACAAATCGCTAGAACGCCTTGCCCAGCTTGACCCCGATGGTCCGGGGCTGGTTGGGCGCGATGTAGTACTGAGCCCCGCAGACGCTGATGGCGCATTGGGCGTTGCGGTCCAGACTGGCGCGCTTGTCGAAGACGTTCTTCATGTAGAAGCCGATCGACAGACCATCCTTGTCCATGCCGCCGGACAGATCGAAGGTCTGCCAACCCTTCTGCTGGCCAAGCGTCGAACGGTCCGAGAGGCGCAGGTCGGTCCAGGTGCTGGACTGGCCTACGACCGAGCCTTGGACATAGCTGTCCCACTCACCAAAGCTGAAGTCGTAGCGCGCGGTCAGGTTGGCCTTGAACTTCGGCGTGACGGGCAGCGACGTGCCGTCCGGCGCCTGCGGCGATGCGCAGGTGGTGACCGGATTGCCGGCCGCGTCGGTGAACCCGCAGTAGTTCGCCGTCAACTGGGCGTCGGTATAGGCAGCGCCCGCATTGATCGTCAGCCCCTGGACCGGAACCCAGGTGATGTCGCTTTCGATCCCCTTGATGCGAGCCTGGTTGGCGTTCTTGATCTCGGTCAGGCCGTTGGCCCCCAGGATCGAGAACTGGAAGTTCTGCCAGTCCTCCATGAAGACCGCGCCGTTCCAGCGGAAGCTGTTGTTCAGCCAGGTCGTCTTCCAGCCGGCCTCGTAGTTCTTCAGATAGTCGGCGCGGTACGGCGCCAGGGTCGAACGGCGGTTGATGCCGCCCGGCCGGAAGCCCTTCGAATAGGTGGCGTAGACCAGCCGATCATCGTCGAGCTTGTAGGTCAGGGTGACCTTCGGCGAGTTGCCGCTTTCCTTGACGCCCTTGTCCAGGTTCGTACAGGGCGAGCCTGGAACCACAGCGGCCTTGAAACAGGCCCGCTCGCCGGTTGAACCATAGCCGGTGCCGTAGCCGTAGAAGCCGACCAGGGTGTTATGCGCCTTGAAGAAGCGGATGCCGGTTGTGAGC is a genomic window containing:
- a CDS encoding phytoene desaturase family protein — protein: MAVTQTRDAVIIGGGHNGLVCAFYLAKAGLKVTVCEARGVVGGAAVTEEFHPGFRNSVASYTVSLLNPRVIADMGLRELGLTFLERPISNFLPISDDKYIKLGGGLERTQEEFRKYSRRDAEVLPAYYAMLDEIGDILRDLAQETPPNLGDGLPGLLRALRQGGRLAFLSRQRKRDLLDLFTKSARDVLDGWFESEPVKAAFGFDAVVGNFASPDTPGSAYVLLHHTFGEVNGKKGAWGHAVGGMGAITQAMAKACEAAGVEILLDAPVEAVHVDGGKAAGVQLVDGRQIMAPIVSANVNPALLYKKLVPPSALTPDFRKAVDGYKNGSGTFRMNVALSELPSFTCLPGKETAEHHQSGIVIAPSLDYMDAAYRDAKGLGISKAPIVEMLIPSSLDTSLAPPGQHVASLFCQQFAPELPDGRSWDDAREAAADLIIDTVDQWAPGFKASVLGRMILSPLDLERKFGLIGGDIMHGHMSLDQLWATRPLLGHASHRAPIAGLYMCGAGTHPGGGVSGNPGRNAAREILRDKDFATAVKLSVVGR
- a CDS encoding aromatic ring-hydroxylating oxygenase subunit alpha, with translation MTALPNHDPLSDWGLPGWIYTNERFFKEEQDKVFRPSWQIVCHLNDIPKAGDFHTFDFIGESLVVVRSKDGGVRAFANVCRHRGARLLDGPVGRCGGRIVCPYHAWTYDLEGRLIGVPMRDDYPALDMAKEGLATIEVEVWRGFVFVRLEGDGPSVATMMAPYEDEVAHYRFEELQPFGRVTLRPRAVNWKNISDNYSDGLHIPVAHPGLTRLFGKGYGVEAEAFVDKMWGQLIDEPSESPSERLYQDILPDVAHLPGDRKRLWTYFKLWPNFAFDIYPDQVDFMQFIPISAEQTMIREIAYALPDERREMKAARYLNWRINRQVNAEDTELVARVQQGMASRTFTAGPLATSEVSLRSFGRKMRALIPESRLPRPPEGW
- a CDS encoding TetR/AcrR family transcriptional regulator encodes the protein MFGKALTAMTRAAFTREAPDVRRQALVAAAEAVLAREGVGGTSVRAICAEAGVSPGLLRHYFEGVDDLIAAAYEAVSQRIDGALDAALAAAGDDPRARLLAYLGASFAPPVLDERLLAAWVGFWSLVRTKPRMAAIHAASYADFRARLEVLLAKAGARDTRLAAIALTASVDGLWLELCLDPATFSPDEARAIVTRALDGWL
- a CDS encoding metal-dependent hydrolase family protein produces the protein MIARSLCVAALAALLPAVASAQVSYVRAGKLIDPQAGKVLTDQLLRIEGERIVSVGPWKGAPKDGPKDAKVIDWSGLTVLPGLIDMHTHIVDDEQSENIALPLLRSAAQQAYIGAGHARATLMAGFTSVRDVGTWRALGDAALRDAINEGLVPGPRMSVAGAYVTAPGGGGEITGVAPDVAIPAEMRRGVVEDAADVHRKVRALLVGGADFIKLIATGAVLTEGTEPGQLELSEEEIRAAVEEAAKRGTYVTAHAHGAEGIKIAVRAGVRSIEHGSLIDDEGIALMKAKGAVLVADIYNGDFIDTYGREHGWPADMIRKNRETTDAQREGFRKAVKAGVKIAYGTDAGVYPHGWNARQMPYMVKYGMTPMQAIQSATTVAAELMGKTGQVGCNASGCYADLIAVAGDPLADVSALTKVAKVMKGGAVVRDD
- a CDS encoding APC family permease — protein: MTSLKSKPLGVWMCAALVVGNMIGSGVFMLPASLAPYGWNAVIAWVLTIGGSLCLAYVFAKLAGAFPRAGGPFAYTEEAFGRAPGFLVAWSYWISVWVANAAIAIAAVSYLSVFLPGVAKVPALPALLTVAVVWAATAINCAGARSAGWTQMVTTVLKLVPLVAVAGLALSVLLRKGPAAVTPFEPSLLSGGSITAAAALTLWALLGVETATIPADKVKDPARTIPRATLAGTAFAGLVYLVVSSGVLLLTPSAVLQGSNAPFVDFVTYHGGGDFRLALAGFAAISALGALNGWSLIQGELPAAMAREGVFPAWFAKTSANGTPVRAHLASSVLVTVLVLMNYAKSMADAFTFMALLSTTATLFAYLFCSLAVLRLQRQGRMVRSKALGVVAGLGAIYSIWTFYGAGWSVTFWGLVLLAVGAPVYWLMRRAAR